The following are from one region of the Pseudazoarcus pumilus genome:
- a CDS encoding adenosine deaminase has translation MDLDAYVRALPKAELHVHIEGTLEPELMFALARRNGVALPYASVEETRAAYDFSDLQSFLDLYYAGAAALVDEQDFFDLAAAYFERAHADGVVHAELFFDPQTHTERGVAFETVLDGLERACRDARARFGISSRLILCFLRHLSEAEGFATLEQAMPHLARIHGVGLDSSERGHPPAKFERLFARCRELGLHAVAHAGEEGPPAYIVEALDVLQVERIDHGVRCEEDAALVERLAREQVPLTVCPLSNVKLCVFERLEQHNFRRLMEAGLKLTINSDDPAYFGGYVAKNYVDTARALELTRAELARIARNSLEASFVSDAERAPWLARLDVLAAAAS, from the coding sequence ATGGACCTCGACGCCTATGTGCGAGCACTGCCCAAGGCCGAACTGCATGTTCACATCGAAGGCACGCTTGAGCCCGAACTGATGTTCGCGCTGGCACGACGCAACGGCGTCGCGCTGCCCTATGCCAGCGTCGAGGAGACGCGCGCGGCCTATGACTTTTCGGACCTGCAGAGCTTCCTCGACCTGTACTACGCGGGGGCCGCGGCGCTGGTCGACGAACAGGACTTCTTCGACCTGGCCGCGGCCTATTTCGAGCGCGCGCACGCCGACGGCGTGGTGCATGCCGAACTGTTCTTCGACCCGCAGACCCATACCGAACGCGGCGTGGCCTTCGAAACCGTGCTCGACGGCCTGGAGCGCGCCTGTCGCGATGCGCGGGCGCGCTTCGGCATCAGTTCGCGCCTGATCCTGTGCTTTCTGCGCCATCTGAGCGAGGCCGAGGGCTTCGCCACGCTCGAGCAGGCCATGCCGCATCTGGCCCGCATTCACGGCGTGGGGCTGGATTCCTCCGAACGCGGCCACCCGCCGGCGAAATTCGAGCGTCTGTTCGCGCGCTGCCGCGAACTGGGCCTGCATGCGGTCGCCCATGCCGGCGAGGAAGGGCCGCCGGCCTACATCGTCGAGGCGCTCGATGTGCTGCAAGTGGAGCGCATCGACCACGGCGTGCGTTGCGAGGAGGATGCCGCGCTGGTCGAGCGGCTGGCGCGCGAACAGGTGCCGCTGACGGTGTGTCCGCTGTCCAACGTCAAGCTGTGCGTGTTCGAGCGACTGGAGCAGCACAATTTCCGCCGCCTGATGGAGGCCGGCCTCAAGCTGACCATCAATTCCGACGATCCCGCCTACTTCGGCGGCTATGTCGCGAAGAACTACGTCGACACCGCGCGCGCACTCGAACTCACGCGCGCCGAACTGGCGCGCATTGCGCGCAACAGCCTCGAGGCGAGCTTCGTCTCCGATGCCGAACGCGCGCCCTGGCTGGCACGTCTCGACGTGCTCGCCGCGGCCGCATCGTGA
- a CDS encoding CcdB family protein, giving the protein MARFGVYRNPSGRGYLLDVQADLMSHFNTRVVIPLLPLDLAPKPASTLNPVFEIEGLAHALVTQYMAAVPVALLRQPVESLGEHRSEVVAAIDLLLQGF; this is encoded by the coding sequence ATGGCACGCTTCGGCGTCTATCGAAACCCGTCAGGGCGAGGTTATCTGCTCGACGTGCAGGCCGACCTGATGAGCCACTTCAACACGCGGGTGGTGATTCCGTTGCTGCCGCTCGACCTTGCACCCAAGCCCGCGAGCACGCTCAATCCGGTGTTCGAGATCGAAGGTCTTGCACATGCGCTGGTGACGCAATACATGGCGGCCGTTCCGGTTGCACTGCTGCGTCAACCGGTAGAGAGCCTCGGCGAGCATCGTAGCGAGGTCGTTGCGGCCATCGATCTGTTGCTGCAGGGCTTCTGA
- a CDS encoding type II toxin-antitoxin system CcdA family antitoxin, with amino-acid sequence MAVTGNYATGPKKATNVSLSEDLVREARQLRVNVSQAAEAGLVRAVAEQRAERWRQQNREAIESSNAFVDAHGLPLAGHAMF; translated from the coding sequence GTGGCCGTTACAGGCAACTACGCGACCGGTCCGAAAAAAGCCACCAACGTGTCCCTTTCCGAAGACCTCGTGCGTGAAGCGCGGCAACTGCGCGTCAACGTCTCGCAGGCCGCCGAGGCGGGGCTCGTGCGGGCGGTTGCCGAACAACGCGCCGAACGCTGGCGGCAGCAGAACCGGGAGGCGATCGAGAGCTCGAATGCCTTTGTGGACGCCCATGGCCTGCCGCTGGCGGGGCACGCGATGTTCTGA
- the tpx gene encoding thiol peroxidase, with product MSQVTLAGNPIDVAGTFPKVGDTAPAFSLVDGKLGDVTLDTFAGKRKVLNIVPSLDTPTCATSTRKFNESAASLADTAVLVISADLPFAAKRFCSTEGLDNVVPLSTMRGREFMKNYGVEITSGPLTGVTARAVIVLDKDNKVVHAELVPEIKDEPNYDAALAALK from the coding sequence ATGAGCCAAGTGACCCTCGCGGGCAACCCCATCGACGTCGCCGGTACCTTCCCCAAGGTCGGTGACACCGCTCCCGCCTTCTCGCTCGTCGACGGCAAGCTCGGCGACGTGACGCTGGACACCTTCGCCGGCAAGCGCAAGGTGCTCAACATCGTCCCCAGCCTCGACACCCCGACCTGCGCGACCTCCACGCGCAAGTTCAACGAGTCGGCCGCCAGCCTCGCCGACACCGCCGTGCTGGTGATTTCGGCCGACCTGCCTTTCGCCGCCAAGCGTTTCTGCTCGACCGAAGGCCTGGACAACGTCGTGCCGCTGTCGACGATGCGCGGGCGCGAGTTCATGAAGAACTACGGCGTCGAGATCACCTCCGGCCCGCTGACCGGCGTGACCGCGCGCGCGGTGATCGTGCTCGACAAGGACAACAAGGTCGTGCATGCCGAGCTGGTGCCCGAGATCAAGGACGAGCCGAACTACGACGCCGCGCTCGCCGCGCTGAAGTAA
- a CDS encoding MFS transporter has translation MQERATAWLLNVGHAIDHMFLLIFATAVTAIAADFGLPRWEALMPYGTLAFFLFGLGALPAGRLGDLWGRRPMMLVFFFGIGTAALLVACARTPLELAIALGLLGAFASIYHPVGIPMLVRTSPHPGWTLGINGLAGNLGVALAAIVTGFLVKHVDWRAAFAVPGAVAIGCGIAFALLARDDALPPARRARSRPDVPRALFLRLFLVMTLAATTGSLLFNFSTNANYELLRERLAPITGDPATLGALLAGVYALASLAQLAVGRLIDRYTLKPLYIAVIALQIPLLALAAHAQGWWLYVLQAGFMIAIFGAIPFTEAMIVRHVDDRMRSRVAGMRLAVSFSAGAVAVWLLGPVVHQAGFATLLWMMAALACCTLGALFWLPPSPEARDDAR, from the coding sequence ATGCAGGAGAGGGCAACGGCCTGGCTGCTCAACGTCGGTCACGCGATCGACCACATGTTTCTGCTCATCTTCGCCACCGCGGTCACGGCCATTGCCGCCGATTTCGGCTTGCCGCGCTGGGAGGCGCTGATGCCTTACGGCACGCTGGCCTTCTTTCTGTTCGGGTTGGGCGCATTGCCCGCCGGCCGGCTGGGCGACCTGTGGGGCCGGCGACCGATGATGCTGGTGTTCTTCTTCGGCATCGGCACGGCCGCGCTGCTCGTCGCATGCGCGCGCACGCCGCTGGAACTGGCCATCGCACTGGGACTGCTCGGCGCCTTCGCATCGATTTACCACCCGGTGGGCATCCCGATGCTGGTGCGCACCAGCCCGCATCCGGGCTGGACGCTGGGCATCAACGGCCTGGCGGGGAATCTGGGTGTGGCGCTGGCGGCGATCGTCACCGGCTTTCTCGTCAAGCATGTGGACTGGCGCGCGGCCTTCGCCGTGCCGGGCGCCGTCGCCATCGGCTGCGGCATCGCCTTCGCGCTGCTCGCGCGCGACGACGCACTGCCGCCGGCTCGTCGCGCGCGCAGCCGGCCGGACGTGCCGCGCGCGCTGTTCCTGCGCCTGTTCCTGGTGATGACGCTCGCCGCGACGACGGGCAGCCTGCTGTTCAACTTCTCGACCAACGCCAACTACGAACTGCTGCGCGAGCGCCTCGCGCCGATCACCGGCGACCCGGCGACGCTGGGCGCGCTGCTCGCCGGCGTGTATGCGCTCGCCTCGCTCGCGCAGCTGGCGGTGGGCCGACTCATCGACCGCTATACGCTCAAGCCGCTCTACATCGCCGTGATCGCGCTGCAGATTCCCTTGCTGGCGCTCGCGGCGCACGCCCAGGGATGGTGGCTGTATGTGCTGCAGGCCGGCTTCATGATCGCGATCTTCGGCGCGATTCCGTTTACCGAGGCGATGATCGTGCGTCATGTCGACGACCGCATGCGCTCGCGTGTGGCCGGCATGCGCCTGGCGGTGTCGTTTTCCGCTGGCGCAGTCGCGGTGTGGCTGCTCGGACCGGTCGTGCATCAGGCCGGCTTCGCCACGCTGCTGTGGATGATGGCTGCGCTCGCCTGCTGCACGCTGGGTGCGCTGTTCTGGCTGCCTCCGTCGCCGGAGGCACGAGACGATGCGCGCTAG
- a CDS encoding formate dehydrogenase accessory sulfurtransferase FdhD, translating into MNHPEPQAPRRPLLSEATRPLTVTIPATNEHGEQVPTSISCENPLTIYVDKCEMVTLMTLGAAPEALTIGWLRNQRLVDSLDEIASVQVDWEVEAVSVTTRNGLKNAEEKMATRTVTTGCGQGTMFGDLMDEIDTLELPTDWTFSEAQHYALMEAVRKHDTVYKAAGAVHGCALAQPTPDGGCDILMFFEDVGRHNAVDAIAGQMWLDGLEGGDKVFYTTGRLTSEMVIKTAQMGIPVLVSRSGLTQMGWEIARKVGLTMLGRAKGRHYLLFTGEERFQR; encoded by the coding sequence ATGAATCACCCCGAACCGCAAGCACCGCGCCGCCCGCTGCTGAGCGAGGCGACCCGCCCGCTGACCGTCACCATCCCGGCCACCAACGAGCATGGCGAACAGGTGCCGACCTCGATCTCCTGCGAGAATCCGTTGACGATCTACGTCGACAAATGCGAGATGGTCACGCTGATGACGCTGGGCGCCGCACCCGAGGCGCTGACCATCGGCTGGCTGCGCAACCAGCGTCTGGTCGACAGTCTCGACGAGATCGCCTCGGTGCAGGTCGACTGGGAGGTCGAGGCAGTGTCGGTCACCACCCGCAACGGCCTGAAGAACGCCGAGGAGAAGATGGCCACGCGCACGGTGACCACCGGCTGCGGCCAGGGCACGATGTTCGGCGACCTGATGGACGAGATCGACACGCTGGAACTGCCCACCGACTGGACCTTTTCTGAAGCACAGCACTACGCGCTGATGGAGGCGGTGCGCAAGCACGACACGGTCTACAAGGCCGCCGGTGCCGTGCATGGCTGCGCGCTCGCGCAGCCCACCCCGGACGGTGGTTGCGACATCCTGATGTTCTTCGAGGACGTCGGCCGCCACAACGCCGTCGACGCGATTGCCGGGCAGATGTGGCTGGACGGCCTGGAAGGCGGCGACAAGGTGTTCTACACCACCGGCCGGCTGACCTCCGAGATGGTCATCAAGACCGCGCAGATGGGCATTCCGGTGCTGGTGTCCCGCTCGGGACTGACGCAGATGGGCTGGGAGATCGCGCGGAAGGTCGGCCTGACCATGCTCGGCCGCGCCAAGGGCAGACACTACCTACTGTTCACTGGCGAGGAGCGGTTCCAGCGATGA
- the mobA gene encoding molybdenum cofactor guanylyltransferase MobA, giving the protein MSDAKISGVLLAGGQGRRMGGVDKGLVELHGRPMAAHVLERLAPQVDELLINANQNAERYAEFGHPVFPDEIGGFAGPLAGLHAALTRAHHPLVVTVPCDSPFLPEDLVARLHDSLQAAGADLAVAKTFDQAHPVFCLCRREVLSHLTAFLESGGRKIDAWYSTLNIVEVCFDDQEAAFRNINTREDLSRES; this is encoded by the coding sequence ATGAGCGACGCAAAGATCAGCGGCGTGCTGCTGGCCGGCGGCCAGGGACGACGCATGGGCGGTGTCGACAAGGGTCTGGTGGAACTGCACGGACGACCGATGGCCGCGCATGTGCTCGAACGACTCGCACCGCAGGTCGACGAGTTGCTGATCAACGCCAACCAGAACGCCGAACGCTATGCCGAATTCGGCCATCCGGTCTTTCCGGACGAGATCGGTGGTTTCGCCGGCCCGCTGGCCGGCCTGCATGCGGCGCTCACGCGCGCGCATCACCCGCTGGTCGTCACGGTACCGTGCGATTCGCCCTTTCTGCCCGAAGATCTGGTCGCGCGTCTGCACGACTCGCTGCAAGCAGCCGGCGCCGATCTGGCCGTGGCCAAGACCTTCGATCAGGCCCACCCGGTATTCTGCCTGTGCCGGCGCGAGGTGCTGTCGCACCTGACGGCCTTCCTGGAATCGGGCGGGCGCAAGATCGATGCCTGGTATTCGACGCTGAACATCGTCGAGGTGTGTTTCGACGATCAGGAAGCGGCCTTTCGCAACATCAATACGCGCGAGGACTTGAGCCGCGAGTCGTAG
- a CDS encoding DUF6505 family protein, protein MKFLQVARLDDSDEYVYSVAARTDELAVTGSFVFSFAEEDPAGLTGKGAQAFRNGFLGLDSFGWATVVRVVEISDAQYAEAIERLARHFVEQYGAPSIDAALPVARQEVEYASGLCEHPAGTLLTVERQAENGEIHESFKRVQPRQNQVADWQGNSGEVRIWDMFPEADSKH, encoded by the coding sequence ATGAAGTTTCTGCAGGTCGCGCGTCTCGATGACAGCGACGAGTACGTCTACAGTGTCGCGGCGCGCACCGACGAGTTGGCCGTGACCGGTTCCTTCGTCTTCTCGTTCGCCGAAGAGGATCCGGCCGGGCTCACCGGCAAGGGGGCGCAAGCGTTCCGCAACGGATTCCTCGGGCTGGACAGCTTCGGCTGGGCCACCGTGGTGCGCGTGGTCGAGATCAGCGACGCGCAGTACGCCGAGGCGATCGAGCGCCTCGCGCGGCATTTCGTCGAACAGTACGGCGCGCCGTCGATCGATGCCGCCTTGCCGGTGGCGCGCCAGGAGGTCGAATATGCCTCGGGTCTGTGCGAACACCCCGCGGGCACCTTGCTGACCGTGGAACGGCAGGCCGAGAACGGCGAGATCCACGAGTCCTTCAAGCGCGTGCAGCCGCGCCAGAATCAGGTCGCCGACTGGCAGGGCAACAGCGGTGAAGTGCGTATCTGGGACATGTTTCCGGAGGCCGACAGCAAGCATTGA
- a CDS encoding formate dehydrogenase subunit gamma: MSEAKSANPQRRWRATLWSILAILALSVVLPSIGYVMAQSGGGTAFGDRDANPRAEMWRDAREGEGGFTTQTGPYVTNTMISNVGENWRQFRTGPLMEYGGYFLAAVVILIALFFLIFGRSKLEHGRSGMTIPRWKGYERVLHWFVAISFIVLAITGLSLLFGREVLIPLFGAAGFAGFAQLSMTVHNYLGPAFSVGVLLMILLWARHNIPNRTDIEWFKAGGGMVGKKHPSAGKLNGGEKVWFWGGVFLLGILVSASGVILDFPIWGQTREDMALAQGVHAIAAILWIGFFLGHAYIGTLGTEGALEGMTRGRVDVNWAKQHHDLWYEDEIARGVKPEAEQSSSSGGAGAGVGQPSH, translated from the coding sequence ATGAGCGAAGCAAAATCCGCAAACCCGCAGCGGCGCTGGCGCGCGACGCTGTGGAGCATACTGGCGATCCTGGCGCTGTCCGTGGTGCTGCCGTCCATCGGCTACGTCATGGCGCAGTCGGGTGGTGGCACCGCCTTCGGCGATCGCGACGCCAACCCGCGTGCCGAGATGTGGCGCGACGCGCGCGAGGGTGAGGGTGGCTTTACGACCCAGACCGGGCCGTATGTCACCAACACCATGATCTCCAACGTCGGCGAGAACTGGCGACAGTTCCGCACCGGTCCGCTGATGGAGTACGGCGGCTACTTTCTCGCCGCCGTCGTGATCCTGATCGCGCTGTTCTTCCTGATCTTCGGTCGATCCAAGCTCGAGCATGGCCGATCCGGCATGACCATTCCCCGATGGAAGGGCTACGAGCGGGTGCTGCACTGGTTCGTCGCGATCTCCTTCATCGTCCTCGCGATTACCGGTCTGAGCCTGCTCTTCGGCCGCGAGGTGCTGATCCCGCTGTTCGGCGCCGCAGGTTTCGCCGGGTTCGCGCAACTGTCGATGACGGTGCACAACTATCTCGGCCCGGCGTTCTCGGTCGGCGTGTTGCTGATGATCTTGCTGTGGGCGCGTCACAACATCCCCAACCGCACCGACATCGAGTGGTTCAAGGCCGGTGGCGGCATGGTCGGCAAGAAGCACCCGTCGGCCGGCAAGCTCAACGGTGGCGAGAAAGTGTGGTTCTGGGGCGGGGTGTTCCTGCTGGGCATTCTGGTGAGCGCCAGCGGCGTGATCCTGGATTTCCCGATCTGGGGGCAGACGCGCGAAGACATGGCGCTGGCACAAGGCGTGCATGCCATCGCCGCGATCCTGTGGATCGGCTTCTTCCTCGGTCACGCCTACATCGGCACGCTGGGCACGGAAGGCGCGCTAGAGGGCATGACGCGCGGTCGGGTCGACGTCAACTGGGCCAAGCAGCACCACGACCTGTGGTACGAGGACGAGATCGCCCGGGGCGTCAAGCCCGAGGCCGAGCAGTCTTCGTCCTCGGGTGGAGCAGGCGCCGGCGTGGGTCAGCCGAGCCACTGA
- the fdh3B gene encoding formate dehydrogenase FDH3 subunit beta, whose protein sequence is MARMKFLCDAERCIECQACVTACKNEHEVPWGVNRRRVIVMDDGKPGEKSVSVACMHCTDAPCAAVCPVDCFYTTDDGIVLHDKDLCIGCGYCFYACPFGAPQYPKQTAFGVRGKMDKCTFCAGGPEDTNSDAELTKYGTNRIAEGKLPLCAEMCSTKALLAGDGDVVADIYRQRVMRRGGRPQTWGWQAAYGAGA, encoded by the coding sequence ATGGCGAGAATGAAATTTCTCTGTGACGCGGAGCGCTGCATCGAATGCCAGGCCTGTGTCACCGCATGCAAGAACGAGCACGAAGTGCCCTGGGGGGTGAACCGCCGCCGCGTCATCGTCATGGACGACGGCAAGCCCGGCGAGAAGTCGGTGTCGGTGGCGTGCATGCACTGCACCGACGCGCCCTGTGCGGCGGTCTGCCCGGTGGATTGCTTCTACACCACCGACGACGGCATCGTGCTGCACGACAAGGATCTGTGTATCGGTTGCGGCTATTGCTTCTACGCGTGTCCGTTCGGCGCGCCGCAGTATCCCAAGCAGACCGCCTTCGGCGTGCGCGGCAAGATGGACAAGTGCACCTTCTGTGCCGGCGGCCCGGAAGACACGAACTCCGATGCCGAGCTCACGAAGTACGGCACCAACCGCATCGCCGAAGGCAAGCTGCCGCTGTGTGCCGAGATGTGCTCGACCAAGGCGCTGCTCGCCGGTGACGGCGACGTCGTCGCCGACATCTATCGGCAGCGCGTCATGCGTCGTGGCGGTCGGCCCCAGACCTGGGGCTGGCAGGCGGCCTATGGTGCGGGCGCCTGA
- a CDS encoding formate dehydrogenase subunit alpha, with protein MKLVKKNAAAPKPIMAGLLGKTVSRRAFLRGSGLAVGGAAVAGMMPGTMVKKARAARSIDPKAEIKQIKTVCGHCSVGCSTIAEVQNGVWIGQEPAFDSPLNLGAHCAKGAALRNHGHSKRRVKYPMKMVGGKWERISWDQAINEIGDKLLSIREESGPDALWFAGSSKASNEGSYLQRKFAAFWGSNNCDHQARICHSTTVAGVANTWGYGAMTNSYNDMLNAKSIIMCGSNAAEAHPVAMQLILRAKEQGTKLIVMDPRFTRTAAHSDIYVRFRSGTDVPLIWGILWHVFENRWEDTEYIRQRVYGMDKVRAEVAKWTPQEVERVTGVSGDALLEVARTLAENRPGTFVWCMGGTQHTIGSNYVRAYNCLQLALGNIGKEGGGANIFRGHDNVQGATDVGPNPDNLPGYYPINNVGWTHWSRVWGVDLDWLQNRFDQTEYDDGKGGTMKPMNTGGITVSRWIDGVLEDKANISQRDNIRAAMFWGHAPNSQTRGPEMKRAFEKLDLLVVIDPYPTVSAVLHDRKENTYLLPAATQFEQAGSVTASNRSLQWRDKVIEPLYEHKPDSEIAYLLAKKLGFADEMFKNYDIQNNMPTAESVLREINRGTWTIGYTGQSPERLKEHMKNQRHFDVATLKAQGGPLDNETYGLPWPCYGTAELKHPGTHVLYDPSKHIMEGGGNFRNAFGTEYQGENLLAEGSWSKGAEIQGGYPQFTADILKQLGWWDELTPEEKAEADGRSWTTDLSGGIQRVAMKHGCHPFGNAKARAHVWNFPDPIPVHREPLYTPRYDLVADYPTYDDRKVFYRLPTRWKSVQAKDYSKEFPLVHTSGRLVEYEGGGEETRSNPWLAELKQDMFVEINPADANDVNIKDGQTVWLEGPEGGRIKIKALVTTRVGRGTVFTPFHFGGHFQGQDLLDKYPEGSAPYTRGESTNTATTYGYDAVTMMQETKTTLCRVVPA; from the coding sequence ATGAAATTGGTCAAGAAAAATGCTGCGGCACCCAAGCCGATCATGGCGGGCCTGCTGGGCAAGACGGTCAGCCGTCGCGCCTTCCTGCGCGGCTCGGGCCTGGCCGTCGGGGGTGCTGCCGTCGCGGGCATGATGCCCGGCACGATGGTCAAGAAGGCGCGCGCCGCGCGCTCCATCGATCCCAAGGCCGAGATCAAGCAGATCAAGACGGTCTGCGGCCACTGTTCGGTGGGCTGTTCGACCATCGCCGAGGTGCAGAACGGGGTGTGGATCGGCCAGGAGCCGGCCTTCGACAGCCCGCTCAACCTCGGTGCGCACTGTGCCAAGGGCGCGGCCTTGCGCAACCACGGCCACAGCAAGCGTCGGGTCAAGTACCCGATGAAGATGGTGGGCGGTAAATGGGAGCGCATCAGCTGGGATCAGGCGATCAACGAGATCGGCGACAAGCTGTTGTCCATCCGCGAGGAATCCGGGCCGGACGCGCTGTGGTTCGCCGGTTCGTCCAAGGCCAGCAACGAGGGTTCCTACCTGCAGCGCAAGTTCGCCGCCTTCTGGGGCTCGAACAACTGTGACCACCAGGCGCGTATCTGCCACTCGACCACGGTCGCGGGTGTCGCCAACACCTGGGGCTACGGTGCGATGACGAACTCGTACAACGACATGCTCAACGCCAAGAGCATCATCATGTGCGGTTCCAACGCGGCCGAAGCCCACCCGGTGGCGATGCAGTTGATCCTGCGTGCCAAGGAACAGGGCACCAAGCTGATCGTCATGGACCCGCGCTTCACGCGTACTGCGGCCCACTCCGACATCTATGTGCGCTTCCGTTCCGGCACCGACGTTCCGCTGATCTGGGGCATCCTGTGGCATGTCTTCGAGAACCGGTGGGAAGACACGGAGTACATCCGCCAGCGCGTCTACGGCATGGACAAGGTGCGTGCTGAAGTCGCCAAATGGACGCCGCAGGAGGTCGAGCGCGTGACCGGCGTGAGCGGCGATGCGCTGCTCGAGGTCGCCAGGACGCTGGCCGAGAATCGGCCGGGCACCTTCGTGTGGTGCATGGGCGGCACGCAGCACACCATCGGTTCCAACTACGTGCGTGCCTACAACTGCCTGCAGCTCGCGCTGGGCAACATCGGCAAGGAAGGCGGCGGTGCCAACATCTTCCGCGGCCACGACAACGTCCAGGGGGCGACCGACGTAGGGCCCAACCCGGACAACCTGCCTGGCTACTACCCCATCAACAACGTCGGCTGGACGCACTGGTCACGCGTGTGGGGCGTCGATCTGGACTGGTTGCAGAACCGCTTCGACCAGACGGAGTACGACGACGGCAAGGGCGGCACGATGAAGCCGATGAACACCGGCGGCATCACGGTGTCGCGCTGGATCGACGGCGTGCTCGAGGACAAGGCCAACATCTCGCAGCGCGACAACATCCGCGCGGCGATGTTCTGGGGTCATGCGCCGAACTCGCAGACGCGTGGTCCCGAGATGAAGCGCGCCTTCGAGAAGCTCGACCTGCTGGTCGTCATCGACCCCTACCCGACCGTCTCTGCCGTGCTGCACGACCGCAAGGAGAACACCTACCTGTTGCCGGCGGCCACGCAGTTCGAGCAGGCCGGTTCGGTCACCGCGTCGAACCGCTCGCTGCAATGGCGTGACAAGGTCATCGAGCCGCTGTACGAGCACAAGCCCGATTCCGAGATCGCCTACCTGCTCGCCAAGAAGCTCGGTTTCGCCGACGAGATGTTCAAGAACTACGACATCCAGAACAACATGCCGACCGCCGAGTCGGTGTTGCGCGAGATCAACCGTGGTACCTGGACCATCGGCTACACCGGCCAGAGCCCGGAGCGCCTCAAGGAGCACATGAAGAACCAGCGTCACTTCGACGTGGCGACGCTCAAGGCGCAGGGCGGACCGCTCGACAACGAGACCTACGGCCTGCCATGGCCGTGCTACGGAACGGCCGAGCTCAAGCACCCGGGTACCCACGTGCTGTACGACCCGAGCAAGCACATCATGGAGGGCGGCGGCAACTTCCGTAACGCCTTCGGCACCGAGTACCAGGGCGAGAACCTGCTCGCCGAGGGCTCCTGGTCCAAGGGGGCGGAAATCCAGGGCGGCTACCCGCAATTCACCGCGGACATCCTCAAGCAGCTTGGCTGGTGGGATGAACTGACCCCCGAGGAGAAGGCCGAGGCCGATGGCAGGAGCTGGACCACCGACCTTTCCGGCGGCATCCAGCGCGTGGCGATGAAGCACGGCTGCCACCCGTTCGGCAACGCCAAGGCGCGCGCCCACGTGTGGAACTTCCCGGATCCCATCCCGGTGCACCGCGAGCCGCTGTATACGCCGCGCTACGACCTCGTGGCCGACTATCCGACCTACGATGACCGCAAGGTGTTCTACCGCCTGCCCACGCGCTGGAAGTCGGTACAGGCCAAGGACTACTCCAAGGAGTTTCCGCTCGTCCACACCTCCGGGCGTCTGGTCGAGTACGAAGGCGGCGGCGAGGAGACGCGTTCCAACCCGTGGCTGGCCGAACTCAAGCAGGACATGTTCGTCGAGATCAATCCGGCCGATGCCAACGACGTCAACATCAAGGATGGGCAGACGGTGTGGCTGGAAGGTCCGGAAGGCGGTCGCATCAAGATCAAGGCCCTGGTCACCACCCGTGTGGGTCGTGGCACGGTGTTCACGCCGTTCCACTTCGGCGGTCACTTCCAGGGGCAGGATCTGCTCGACAAGTACCCCGAGGGTTCCGCGCCCTATACCCGTGGCGAATCGACCAATACGGCGACGACCTACGGTTACGACGCGGTCACGATGATGCAGGAAACCAAGACCACGCTTTGCCGTGTGGTGCCCGCATAA
- a CDS encoding twin-arginine translocation signal domain-containing protein, which produces MKKRDDAGLESRRKFMKSMALTGGGVAVAATIGQASADEPQIDDGATADRPTGYHETQHIRDYYAKAQF; this is translated from the coding sequence ATGAAGAAGAGAGACGATGCAGGGCTGGAGTCCCGGCGCAAGTTCATGAAATCGATGGCCTTGACCGGGGGAGGCGTGGCCGTGGCCGCGACCATCGGCCAGGCATCGGCCGACGAGCCGCAGATCGACGACGGCGCGACGGCCGATCGCCCGACCGGCTATCACGAGACCCAGCACATCCGGGATTACTACGCCAAGGCGCAGTTCTAG